The following are from one region of the Nocardioides marmotae genome:
- a CDS encoding 5'-3' exonuclease — MLLDTASMYFRAFFGVPEIKGPDGTPVNAVRGLLDFITRLVDEYQPTDLVCCWDNDWRPQWRVDLLPSYKAHRVVEEVPSAPDVEEVPDPLQVQVPIIREVLDAFGIRVLGADGYEADDVIGTLATGAGQPVDIVTGDRDLFQLVDDEADVRVLYIARGVGKHERVTNDWVRERYGIDARQYADFATLRGDASDGLPGVAGVGDKTAASLLGRHGDMAGIRAAALDPESGMGPGPRAKLKAAADYLEVAPRVVAVARDIDLDRSGTALPHTPRDPERLAALAEQWGLSSPVERLTAALAR; from the coding sequence ATGCTGCTCGACACCGCCTCGATGTACTTCCGCGCCTTCTTCGGCGTGCCCGAGATCAAGGGCCCCGACGGCACGCCGGTCAACGCCGTGCGCGGGTTGCTGGACTTCATCACCCGGCTGGTCGATGAGTACCAGCCGACCGACCTGGTCTGCTGCTGGGACAACGACTGGCGCCCGCAGTGGCGGGTCGACCTGCTGCCGTCGTATAAGGCGCACCGCGTCGTGGAGGAGGTGCCGAGCGCTCCCGACGTCGAGGAGGTCCCCGACCCGCTCCAGGTGCAGGTGCCGATCATCCGCGAGGTGCTGGACGCCTTCGGGATCCGTGTGCTGGGCGCCGACGGCTACGAGGCCGACGACGTCATCGGGACGCTGGCCACGGGGGCCGGGCAGCCGGTCGACATCGTGACCGGGGACCGCGACCTGTTCCAGCTCGTCGACGACGAGGCCGACGTCCGGGTGCTCTACATCGCCCGGGGCGTCGGCAAGCACGAGCGGGTGACCAACGACTGGGTGCGGGAGCGGTACGGCATCGACGCGCGCCAGTACGCCGACTTCGCCACGCTCCGCGGGGACGCCTCCGACGGCCTCCCCGGCGTGGCCGGCGTCGGCGACAAGACCGCCGCCAGCCTGCTCGGCCGGCACGGGGACATGGCCGGCATCCGCGCCGCCGCGCTCGACCCGGAGTCCGGGATGGGCCCCGGCCCGCGGGCCAAGCTCAAGGCCGCCGCCGATTACCTCGAGGTGGCCCCGCGCGTCGTGGCGGTCGCCCGCGACATCGACCTCGACCGCTCCGGGACGGCCCTGCCGCACACGCCGCGCGACCCCGAGCGCCTCGCCGCCCTCGCCGAGCAGTGGGGCCTCAGCAGCCCGGTCGAGCGGCTGACGGCCGCCCTCGCCCGCTGA
- a CDS encoding FKBP-type peptidyl-prolyl cis-trans isomerase → MLRRLRRPALVLVPVLLAASLTACGDDEGGSGAAGDLERLDAVEVTGDIGEQPKVEWKGVMDAGDIEADTVVEGDGEELADGDKVVTHIWIGNGYTKTKAYSTYDDGGQPQTLEVGSDLAPIFAEALEGQTIGSRVAVTASAEEAFGEVGNPQLNIANQDSVLVLVDLVEEFEPPAPKDVPASQMPGIVFGPKGDPVRLRFKGLPKPEADGELLRHVVREGKGKTVTEDSTIKADYLGMTYGAGKPFDESFSKQPLESPLQGLVPGWTYGLSGVKVGSRVLLSIPPDLGYGDQAQGEIPAGSTLYFVLDIISAK, encoded by the coding sequence GTGCTCCGACGACTCCGTCGCCCCGCGCTCGTCCTGGTCCCCGTCCTCCTCGCCGCGTCGTTGACCGCCTGCGGCGACGACGAGGGCGGCTCCGGCGCCGCCGGCGACTTGGAGCGCCTGGACGCCGTCGAGGTCACCGGCGACATCGGCGAGCAGCCGAAGGTGGAGTGGAAGGGCGTCATGGACGCCGGCGACATCGAGGCCGACACGGTCGTCGAGGGCGACGGCGAGGAGCTGGCCGACGGCGACAAGGTCGTCACCCACATCTGGATCGGCAACGGCTACACCAAGACCAAGGCCTACAGCACCTACGACGACGGCGGCCAGCCGCAGACCCTCGAGGTCGGATCCGACCTGGCGCCGATCTTCGCCGAGGCCCTCGAGGGCCAGACGATCGGCTCGCGCGTCGCGGTGACCGCCTCGGCCGAGGAGGCCTTCGGCGAGGTGGGCAACCCGCAGCTGAACATCGCCAACCAGGACTCCGTGCTCGTGCTCGTCGACCTGGTCGAGGAGTTCGAGCCGCCCGCCCCCAAGGACGTGCCCGCCTCCCAGATGCCCGGCATCGTCTTCGGCCCGAAGGGCGACCCGGTGCGGCTGCGCTTCAAGGGCCTGCCGAAGCCCGAGGCCGACGGCGAGCTGCTGCGCCACGTCGTCCGCGAGGGCAAGGGCAAGACCGTCACCGAGGACAGCACCATCAAGGCCGACTACCTGGGCATGACCTACGGCGCGGGCAAGCCGTTCGACGAGTCGTTCTCCAAGCAGCCGCTCGAGAGCCCGCTGCAGGGCCTGGTGCCCGGCTGGACCTACGGCCTCTCGGGCGTGAAGGTCGGCAGCCGCGTCCTGCTCTCGATCCCGCCGGACCTCGGCTACGGTGACCAGGCGCAGGGTGAGATCCCGGCCGGCAGCACGCTCTACTTCGTCCTGGACATCATCTCGGCGAAGTGA
- the tatC gene encoding twin-arginine translocase subunit TatC, which yields MALSDHLRELRARLLKASMFFLVAFIIGLVVYDPWLLDLILDPYNEAQAALPGVETKAYIASAGGPLLLQLKLAGVAAIVASSPFWLYQIWAFIVPGLHANERRWTRVFAAIAGPIFFLGVATGYYVLPKGLEVLIGFTPDGLENLVEFGEYFSFFTRMLLVFGIAFEIPLFVIMLNLAGVVSGKALGRYRPWIIIGTFVFAAVATPSTDPFSMLMLALPMLLLFLLAEVIARMVDRSRGRGAHSTDQWDDDAVSPL from the coding sequence ATGGCGCTGTCCGACCACCTGCGTGAGCTGCGGGCCCGCCTGCTCAAGGCGTCGATGTTCTTCCTCGTCGCCTTCATCATCGGCCTCGTCGTCTACGACCCGTGGCTGCTCGACCTGATCCTCGACCCCTACAACGAGGCGCAGGCCGCGCTGCCCGGCGTCGAGACGAAGGCCTACATCGCCTCGGCCGGCGGACCGCTGCTGCTCCAGCTCAAGCTCGCCGGCGTGGCCGCGATCGTCGCGAGCAGCCCGTTCTGGCTCTACCAGATCTGGGCGTTCATCGTGCCGGGGCTGCACGCCAACGAGCGCCGCTGGACCCGCGTCTTCGCCGCGATCGCCGGCCCGATCTTCTTCCTCGGCGTCGCCACCGGCTACTACGTGCTCCCCAAGGGGCTCGAGGTGCTCATCGGGTTCACCCCGGACGGCCTGGAGAACCTCGTCGAGTTCGGCGAGTACTTCAGCTTCTTCACCCGGATGCTGCTCGTCTTCGGGATCGCCTTCGAGATCCCGCTGTTCGTCATCATGCTCAACCTCGCGGGCGTGGTGAGCGGCAAGGCGCTGGGCCGCTACCGGCCCTGGATCATCATCGGCACCTTCGTCTTCGCCGCGGTCGCGACGCCGTCGACCGACCCGTTCTCGATGCTGATGCTCGCGCTCCCCATGCTCCTGCTGTTCCTCCTGGCCGAGGTCATCGCCCGGATGGTCGACCGCTCCCGCGGTCGGGGTGCGCACAGCACCGACCAGTGGGACGACGACGCCGTCTCGCCGCTGTGA
- a CDS encoding helix-turn-helix transcriptional regulator, producing the protein MSGTTGKKTERLLNLLIMLLVQRRFVPKERIRSILYPGTSDEAFEKMFERDKDELRSLGVPIEVGQIDAYFDDEPGYRIRPDQFALPAIDLEADEASVIALATKVWEHARLADATTEAVRKLVALGVPVDVSALDIVEPRLSADEPSFDVFLEATTERTPVEFDYLRSGEATPTRRHLQPWGVARYSGRWYVVGLDTDRGAERVFRLSRVQGEARKAGEPGSYDVPPGTDVREVARRLAPPPSSDRTVVLVRAGAGYALRRNADETETGVAGPDERTPWDRLVLTRGIPGAADEILAHGADVVVEEPTWLRETVVARLTAALAAARPGEQAS; encoded by the coding sequence ATGAGCGGGACGACCGGCAAGAAGACCGAGCGCCTGCTCAACCTGCTCATCATGCTGCTGGTCCAACGCCGTTTCGTGCCCAAGGAGCGGATCCGCTCGATCCTCTACCCGGGGACGAGCGACGAGGCGTTCGAGAAGATGTTCGAGCGCGACAAGGACGAGCTCCGCTCGCTCGGAGTCCCCATCGAGGTCGGCCAGATCGACGCCTACTTCGACGACGAGCCGGGCTACCGGATCCGTCCCGACCAGTTCGCGCTCCCCGCGATCGACCTGGAGGCCGACGAGGCCTCGGTGATCGCGCTGGCGACCAAGGTGTGGGAGCACGCGCGCCTGGCCGACGCCACGACCGAGGCGGTCCGCAAGCTGGTCGCCCTCGGCGTACCCGTCGACGTCAGCGCTCTCGACATCGTCGAGCCGCGGCTGAGCGCCGACGAGCCGTCCTTCGACGTCTTCCTCGAGGCGACCACCGAGCGCACGCCGGTGGAGTTCGACTACCTGCGCAGCGGCGAGGCCACGCCGACGCGCCGCCACCTCCAGCCGTGGGGCGTCGCCCGCTACTCCGGCCGGTGGTACGTCGTCGGGCTGGACACCGACCGCGGCGCGGAGCGCGTCTTCCGGCTCTCCCGCGTCCAGGGCGAGGCGCGCAAGGCCGGCGAGCCGGGGTCGTACGACGTCCCGCCGGGCACCGACGTGCGCGAGGTGGCCCGCCGGCTGGCGCCACCGCCGAGCAGCGACCGCACCGTCGTGCTGGTGCGCGCGGGCGCCGGGTACGCGCTGCGGCGCAACGCCGACGAGACCGAGACCGGCGTGGCCGGGCCGGACGAGCGCACCCCGTGGGACCGCCTGGTGCTGACCCGCGGCATCCCCGGCGCGGCCGACGAGATCCTCGCCCACGGCGCCGACGTCGTCGTCGAGGAGCCGACCTGGCTCCGGGAGACCGTCGTCGCGCGGCTCACCGCGGCGCTGGCCGCCGCCCGGCCGGGGGAGCAGGCCTCGTGA
- a CDS encoding DEAD/DEAH box helicase, with amino-acid sequence MSAAEEPETDQLSPAQRYASYRATKQHPVLKDFRALHDFPLDDFQVRACEHIEEGRGVLVAAPTGSGKTIVGEFAIHLALASGRKAFYTTPIKALSNQKYNDLVRRYGPEQVGLLTGDNVINGEAPIVVMTTEVLRNMLYAGSRTLIGLGYVVMDEVHYLADRSRGAVWEEVIIHLPESVSLISLSATVSNAEEFGEWLETVRGDTATIVEEKRPVPLYQHVMVGRRLLDLFASSDVDAAAGFVKEGAPVNDELMKVARDDWAASRIKDRRSARGSGARGARQVGNGRRVWIPSRYDVIDRLERENLLPAIVFIFSRIGCDAAVTQCLNAGVRLTTPAERDEIVAYVEESTRHLAKEDLHVLGYHDFLEGLSRGVAAHHAGMLPAFKQCVEELFLRGLCKVVFATETLALGINMPARTVVIEKLSKWNGETHADITPGEYTQLTGRAGRRGLDVEGHGVVMWQPGMNPRELAGLASTRTYPLRSSFRPSYNMAVNLVSQFGRARSRELLEQSFAQFQADKAVVGLARQLRKSEDALEGYREAAQCHLGDFMEYAALRRRISEVEKETSRARRQDRRDEVIASLARLKVGDVIDVPSGKFAGYAVVVDPGYSDEGPRPYVVTLDRQARRLAMIDFQTPVEALTRLRVPRSFNGRNPQMRRDLASALRDRTRDLPPAPVRRRKGAPDADVDPEVAELRHRLKDHPCHACPEREDHSRWAERYFKLERDAATLARRVEQRTNTVARQFDRVCDVLSVLDYLDGESVTDRGRHLMRLYSDMDLLAAECMRHGLWDDLTPSELAAVLSVLVFEARRADDQSSPRIPGGRVRGVVEEMGRLWADLDRLEKENRLDFLRQPDLGFAWMAYRWAEGDELDDVLGATELAAGDFVRWMKQLLDLAGQVADAAGDSPLRGTARDVVKRLRRGVVAYSGLAD; translated from the coding sequence ATGAGCGCCGCCGAGGAGCCCGAGACCGACCAGCTCAGCCCGGCGCAGCGCTACGCGTCGTACCGCGCCACCAAGCAGCACCCGGTGCTCAAGGACTTCCGGGCGCTGCACGACTTCCCGCTCGACGACTTCCAGGTCCGCGCCTGCGAGCACATCGAGGAGGGCCGCGGGGTGCTCGTCGCGGCGCCGACCGGCTCGGGCAAGACGATCGTCGGCGAGTTCGCGATCCACCTCGCGCTGGCCAGCGGCCGCAAGGCGTTCTACACCACGCCGATCAAGGCGCTGTCGAACCAGAAGTACAACGACCTGGTCCGCCGCTACGGCCCCGAGCAGGTCGGCCTGCTGACCGGTGACAACGTCATCAACGGCGAGGCGCCGATCGTGGTGATGACCACCGAGGTGCTGCGCAACATGCTCTACGCCGGCTCGCGCACGCTGATCGGGCTCGGCTACGTCGTCATGGACGAGGTCCACTACCTCGCCGACCGCTCGCGCGGCGCGGTGTGGGAGGAGGTCATCATCCACCTCCCCGAGTCGGTCTCGCTGATCTCGCTGTCGGCCACGGTGTCCAACGCCGAGGAGTTCGGCGAGTGGCTGGAGACCGTGCGCGGCGACACGGCCACGATCGTGGAGGAGAAGCGGCCGGTGCCGCTCTACCAGCACGTCATGGTCGGGCGCCGGCTGCTCGACCTCTTCGCCTCCTCCGACGTCGACGCCGCCGCCGGGTTCGTCAAGGAGGGCGCCCCCGTCAACGACGAGCTGATGAAGGTCGCCCGCGACGACTGGGCCGCCTCCCGGATCAAGGACCGCCGCTCGGCGCGCGGGTCCGGCGCGCGGGGCGCACGGCAGGTCGGCAACGGTCGCCGGGTCTGGATCCCGAGCCGGTACGACGTCATCGACCGCCTCGAGCGGGAGAACCTGCTCCCGGCCATCGTGTTCATCTTCAGCCGGATCGGCTGCGACGCCGCGGTCACCCAGTGCCTCAACGCCGGCGTCCGGCTCACCACCCCCGCCGAGCGCGACGAGATCGTCGCCTACGTCGAGGAGTCGACCCGGCACCTGGCCAAGGAGGACCTCCACGTCCTGGGCTACCACGACTTCCTCGAGGGGCTCTCCCGTGGCGTCGCCGCCCACCACGCCGGGATGCTGCCGGCGTTCAAGCAGTGCGTGGAGGAGCTGTTCCTGCGCGGGCTGTGCAAGGTCGTCTTCGCCACCGAGACCCTCGCGCTGGGCATCAACATGCCCGCGCGGACGGTGGTCATCGAGAAGCTCAGCAAGTGGAACGGCGAGACCCACGCCGACATCACCCCGGGGGAGTACACCCAGCTCACCGGCCGCGCCGGCCGCCGCGGCCTCGACGTCGAGGGCCACGGGGTGGTCATGTGGCAGCCGGGCATGAACCCGCGCGAGCTCGCCGGCCTCGCCTCGACCCGCACCTACCCGCTCCGCTCGTCGTTCCGGCCGTCGTACAACATGGCGGTCAACCTGGTCAGCCAGTTCGGCCGGGCGCGCTCGCGCGAGCTGCTCGAGCAGTCCTTCGCCCAGTTCCAGGCCGACAAGGCCGTCGTCGGGCTCGCCCGCCAGCTGCGCAAGAGCGAGGACGCGCTCGAGGGCTACCGCGAGGCCGCGCAGTGCCACCTCGGGGACTTCATGGAGTACGCCGCGCTGCGCCGCCGGATCTCGGAGGTGGAGAAGGAGACCAGCCGGGCGCGCCGGCAGGACCGTCGCGACGAGGTGATCGCCTCGCTGGCCCGGCTCAAGGTCGGCGACGTCATCGACGTGCCGTCGGGGAAGTTCGCCGGGTACGCCGTGGTCGTCGACCCCGGCTACAGCGACGAGGGCCCGCGGCCGTACGTCGTCACGCTGGACCGGCAGGCGCGCCGGCTCGCGATGATCGACTTCCAGACCCCTGTGGAGGCGCTGACCCGGCTGCGGGTGCCGCGGAGCTTCAACGGCCGGAACCCGCAGATGCGGCGCGACCTCGCCTCGGCGCTGCGCGATCGCACCCGCGACCTGCCGCCGGCGCCGGTCCGCCGGCGCAAGGGCGCGCCCGACGCCGACGTGGACCCCGAGGTCGCCGAGCTGCGCCACCGGCTCAAGGACCACCCCTGCCACGCCTGCCCGGAGCGGGAGGACCACAGCCGGTGGGCCGAGCGCTACTTCAAGCTCGAGCGGGACGCCGCGACGCTCGCGAGGCGGGTCGAGCAGCGGACCAACACCGTGGCCCGTCAGTTCGACCGGGTCTGCGACGTGCTCAGCGTCCTGGACTACCTCGACGGCGAGTCCGTCACCGACCGCGGCCGACACCTCATGCGGCTCTACTCCGACATGGACCTGCTCGCCGCCGAGTGCATGCGGCACGGCCTGTGGGACGACCTGACGCCGTCGGAGCTGGCGGCCGTCCTCTCGGTGCTGGTCTTCGAGGCCCGCCGCGCCGACGACCAGTCCTCCCCGCGGATCCCGGGCGGTCGTGTGCGCGGCGTCGTGGAGGAGATGGGGCGGCTGTGGGCCGACCTCGACCGGCTCGAGAAGGAGAACCGGCTCGACTTCCTCCGCCAGCCCGACCTCGGCTTCGCCTGGATGGCCTACCGGTGGGCCGAGGGTGACGAGCTCGACGACGTGCTCGGCGCCACCGAGCTCGCCGCCGGCGACTTCGTGCGCTGGATGAAGCAGCTGCTCGACCTCGCCGGCCAGGTCGCCGACGCCGCCGGCGACTCGCCGCTGCGCGGCACCGCCCGCGACGTGGTCAAGCGACTGCGCCGCGGCGTCGTCGCGTACTCCGGTCTCGCCGACTGA
- a CDS encoding helix-turn-helix transcriptional regulator gives MSARRAPRGGQPTSGAKDQVARLLALVPYLHAHGQVRVDDAAAALGVRPEQVVKDLKVLLMVGLPGGYPDDLIDVDLDSLEGPEADGVIRISNADYLARPLRLTPTEATAIIVALRALRGGAGEETRSIVDRALAKLEAAAAEAVPRVDPGLDAADVDLALRATRLQQAAADRRQVRMTYWVPSRDEQTERVVDPRGVVHHHGWSYLDAWDHGAEAPRLFRLDRIQGLEVLDRPIETEPTAPRDLGEGIFSQSEETRRVTLHLDPPARWVTEYYAMEEVRPRDDGTLEVDLVVADERWLLRLLLRLAPHARVVVPPEFTEPFVAAVQDALNLYRNPA, from the coding sequence GTGAGCGCGCGACGTGCCCCCCGCGGCGGGCAGCCGACCAGCGGGGCCAAGGACCAGGTCGCCCGGCTGCTGGCGCTGGTGCCGTACCTCCACGCACACGGCCAGGTCCGCGTCGACGACGCGGCGGCCGCCCTCGGCGTACGCCCCGAGCAGGTCGTCAAGGACCTCAAGGTGCTGCTCATGGTCGGGCTGCCCGGCGGTTACCCCGACGACCTCATCGACGTCGACCTGGACTCGCTGGAGGGCCCGGAGGCCGACGGGGTCATCCGGATCTCCAACGCCGACTACCTCGCCCGGCCGCTGCGGCTGACCCCCACCGAGGCGACGGCGATCATCGTTGCGCTGCGGGCCCTGCGCGGCGGCGCCGGTGAGGAGACCCGCTCGATCGTCGACCGCGCGCTGGCCAAGCTCGAGGCCGCGGCCGCCGAGGCCGTGCCGCGCGTGGACCCCGGGCTGGACGCCGCCGACGTCGACCTGGCGCTGCGCGCCACGCGTCTCCAGCAGGCCGCCGCCGATCGGCGCCAGGTGCGGATGACCTACTGGGTGCCCAGCCGCGACGAGCAGACCGAGCGGGTCGTCGACCCTCGCGGGGTGGTCCACCACCACGGCTGGTCCTACCTCGACGCCTGGGACCACGGCGCCGAGGCGCCGCGCCTCTTCCGTCTCGACCGGATCCAAGGGCTCGAGGTGCTCGACCGGCCGATCGAGACCGAGCCCACGGCCCCCCGCGACCTGGGGGAGGGGATCTTCAGCCAGTCCGAGGAGACCCGCCGGGTCACCCTCCACCTGGACCCGCCGGCGCGCTGGGTGACCGAGTACTACGCCATGGAGGAGGTCCGGCCCCGCGACGACGGCACGCTCGAGGTCGACCTCGTCGTCGCCGACGAGCGCTGGCTGCTGCGGCTGCTGCTGCGCCTGGCCCCGCACGCCCGCGTGGTCGTCCCCCCGGAGTTCACCGAACCGTTCGTCGCCGCCGTGCAGGATGCGCTGAACCTGTACCGCAACCCGGCGTAG
- a CDS encoding SDR family oxidoreductase, with translation MSRIAIVGGHGKVAQHLITTLVTRGHTPVALVRKEEYRDELEAKGAVVRLLDIEQQDAAAFAAAFEGCHAVVFAAGGGPDGNIERKRTVDLGGSLKSIEGAQKAGIERFVQVSAIGVDAPLPDDTEDVWKAYVEAKRDADAALRDSGLQWTIIRPGGLTDDPGTGLVTLAESVEPGQVTRSDVAAVLAVCLDEDRSIGKQWELVGGDTPIADAVASA, from the coding sequence ATGTCCCGGATCGCCATCGTCGGGGGCCACGGCAAGGTGGCCCAGCACCTCATCACGACCCTCGTCACGCGCGGTCACACGCCCGTCGCGCTGGTCCGCAAGGAGGAGTACCGCGACGAGCTCGAGGCCAAGGGCGCCGTCGTACGCCTCCTCGACATCGAGCAGCAGGACGCCGCCGCGTTCGCCGCGGCCTTCGAGGGCTGCCACGCGGTCGTCTTCGCCGCCGGCGGTGGCCCGGACGGCAACATCGAGCGCAAGCGCACCGTCGACCTCGGCGGCTCGCTGAAGTCGATCGAGGGCGCGCAGAAGGCCGGCATCGAGCGCTTCGTCCAGGTCTCCGCCATCGGCGTCGACGCTCCCCTGCCCGACGACACCGAGGACGTGTGGAAGGCGTACGTCGAGGCCAAGCGCGACGCCGACGCCGCGCTGCGCGACAGCGGCCTGCAGTGGACGATCATCCGCCCCGGAGGCCTCACCGACGACCCCGGCACCGGCCTGGTCACCCTCGCCGAGTCCGTCGAGCCCGGCCAGGTCACCCGCTCCGACGTCGCCGCCGTCCTCGCCGTCTGCCTCGACGAGGACCGCAGCATCGGCAAGCAGTGGGAGCTCGTCGGCGGGGACACCCCCATCGCCGACGCCGTCGCCTCCGCCTGA
- the pafA gene encoding Pup--protein ligase — MDRRIFGIENEYGVTCTFKGQRRLSPDEVARYLFRKVVSWGRSSNVFLRNGARLYLDVGSHPEYATPECDDVTELVTHDKAGERVLEGLLLDAEQRLHDEGIAGEIYLFKNNTDSAGNSYGCHENYLVSRSGEFSRLADVLIPFLVTRQIVVGAGKVTHTPRGAGYSVSQRAEHIWEGVSSATTRSRPIINTRDEPHADAEKYRRLHVIVGDSNMSETTTMLKVASCDLVLRMIEEGVVMRDLTMENPIRAIREISHDVTGTRKVRLANGREASALEIQGEYLSKARDFVDRRGISTPVIEQALDLWERGLKAIESDDLGLVDREIDWVIKWKLIEAYRAKHGLPLGHPRIAQLDLAYHDIHRDRGLYYLLEKRGKVARVTTDLKIFEAKSVPPQTTRARLRGEFIRKAQERRRDFTVDWVHLKLNDQAQRTVLCKDPFRAHDERVQRLIDGM, encoded by the coding sequence ATGGACCGCCGGATCTTCGGGATCGAGAACGAGTACGGCGTCACCTGCACGTTCAAGGGCCAGCGCCGGCTCTCGCCCGACGAGGTCGCGCGCTACCTGTTCCGCAAGGTCGTCAGCTGGGGCCGCTCCAGCAACGTCTTCCTGCGCAACGGCGCCCGGCTCTACCTCGACGTCGGCAGCCACCCCGAGTACGCCACGCCCGAGTGCGACGACGTGACCGAGCTGGTCACCCACGACAAGGCCGGCGAGCGGGTCCTCGAGGGGCTGCTGCTCGACGCCGAGCAGCGGCTGCACGACGAGGGCATCGCCGGCGAGATCTACCTGTTCAAGAACAACACCGACTCCGCGGGCAACTCCTACGGCTGCCACGAGAACTACCTGGTCAGCCGCAGCGGTGAGTTCTCCCGCCTCGCCGACGTGCTGATCCCGTTCCTGGTGACCCGGCAGATCGTCGTCGGCGCCGGCAAGGTCACCCACACCCCGCGCGGTGCCGGCTACAGCGTCAGCCAGCGCGCGGAGCACATCTGGGAGGGCGTCTCCAGCGCGACCACGCGCAGCCGCCCGATCATCAACACCCGCGACGAGCCGCACGCCGACGCCGAGAAGTACCGCCGGCTCCACGTGATCGTCGGCGACTCCAACATGAGCGAGACCACGACCATGCTCAAGGTCGCCAGCTGCGACCTGGTGCTGCGCATGATCGAGGAGGGGGTCGTCATGCGCGACCTCACGATGGAGAACCCGATCCGCGCGATCCGCGAGATCTCCCACGACGTCACCGGCACCCGCAAGGTCCGCCTCGCCAACGGCCGCGAGGCCAGCGCGCTGGAGATCCAGGGGGAGTACCTCTCCAAGGCCCGCGACTTCGTCGACCGCCGCGGGATCAGCACGCCGGTGATCGAGCAGGCGCTGGACCTGTGGGAGCGCGGGCTCAAGGCGATCGAGTCCGACGACCTCGGCCTGGTGGACCGCGAGATCGACTGGGTCATCAAGTGGAAGCTCATCGAGGCCTACCGCGCCAAGCACGGGCTGCCCCTGGGCCACCCGCGGATCGCCCAGCTGGACCTCGCCTACCACGACATCCACCGCGACCGCGGCCTGTACTACCTGCTCGAGAAGCGCGGAAAGGTCGCGCGGGTGACGACCGACCTGAAGATCTTCGAGGCCAAGTCGGTGCCGCCGCAGACGACCCGGGCCCGGCTGCGCGGGGAGTTCATCCGCAAGGCCCAGGAGCGCCGCCGCGACTTCACCGTCGACTGGGTCCACCTCAAGCTCAACGACCAGGCGCAGCGCACGGTCCTGTGCAAGGACCCGTTCCGGGCCCACGACGAGCGGGTCCAGCGCCTCATCGACGGCATGTGA
- the tatA gene encoding Sec-independent protein translocase subunit TatA: MLPLVAGLGTTELLIILAVLILLFGASKLPELARGSGRALRIFKAETKGLMDDDADDAAKTIEQREIEARQQAQLDAETERQRRGDTA, from the coding sequence ATGCTCCCCCTCGTCGCAGGTCTCGGCACCACCGAGCTGCTCATCATCCTGGCCGTGCTGATCCTGCTCTTCGGTGCCTCCAAGCTCCCTGAGCTCGCCCGCGGCAGCGGTCGTGCGCTGCGCATCTTCAAGGCCGAGACCAAGGGCCTGATGGACGACGACGCGGACGACGCCGCCAAGACCATCGAGCAGCGGGAGATCGAGGCGCGCCAGCAGGCGCAGCTCGACGCCGAGACCGAGCGCCAGCGCCGCGGCGACACCGCCTGA
- a CDS encoding diacylglycerol kinase encodes MAGSTREIALLTNPSAGKGRGARHRAAAIGRFRDAGLGVRDLVGRDADEALDLARAAVADGVEALVVCGGDGMAHLAVQALAGTGVPLGLVPAGTGNDVARILDLPRTDPLAAADRIIGGRTRTIDLARSGRRYFVTVLAAGFDAIVNERANAMTWPRGQMRYNLATLAELRVFEPLPYTIEVDGRRIRTDAMLVAVGNGPSFGGGLRIAEGALLDDGMLDVVIIKPLSKVGLVRAYPRLFAGTHTTLPQYEHHRARTVTVAAPGIVSYADGERFGPLPLTIEVAPGALTVLA; translated from the coding sequence GTGGCCGGCAGCACCCGCGAGATCGCGCTCCTGACGAACCCGTCCGCGGGCAAGGGTCGCGGTGCGCGGCACCGGGCCGCCGCGATCGGGCGCTTCCGCGACGCCGGCCTCGGCGTCCGCGACCTGGTCGGCCGCGACGCCGACGAGGCGCTGGACCTCGCGCGGGCCGCCGTCGCCGACGGCGTCGAGGCGCTGGTGGTCTGCGGCGGCGACGGGATGGCCCACCTCGCGGTGCAGGCGCTCGCCGGCACCGGCGTGCCGCTCGGGCTGGTGCCCGCGGGGACCGGCAACGACGTCGCGCGCATCCTCGACCTGCCACGCACCGACCCGCTCGCCGCGGCCGACCGCATCATCGGGGGGCGCACCCGCACCATCGACCTGGCGCGATCCGGGCGGCGGTACTTCGTCACGGTGCTCGCCGCCGGCTTCGACGCGATCGTCAACGAGCGGGCCAACGCGATGACCTGGCCGCGCGGGCAGATGCGCTACAACCTCGCCACCCTCGCCGAGCTGCGCGTCTTCGAGCCGCTGCCCTACACGATCGAGGTCGACGGCCGCCGGATCCGCACCGACGCGATGCTGGTCGCGGTCGGGAACGGGCCGTCCTTCGGCGGCGGGCTGCGGATCGCCGAGGGCGCCTTGCTCGACGACGGCATGCTGGACGTCGTGATCATCAAGCCGCTGAGCAAGGTCGGCCTGGTGCGCGCCTACCCGCGACTGTTCGCGGGCACGCACACCACCCTGCCCCAGTACGAGCACCACCGCGCCCGCACCGTCACCGTCGCGGCGCCCGGGATCGTCTCGTACGCCGACGGCGAACGCTTCGGCCCGCTGCCCCTGACCATCGAGGTCGCGCCCGGCGCGCTTACCGTTCTCGCATGA